The Clostridium sp. 'White wine YQ' genome contains a region encoding:
- a CDS encoding carboxypeptidase M32, whose protein sequence is MEKGIELKLLELKDYIKVMENTKQALDLIYWDKMVMMPKKAVEGRSEVVAHLSEQLFNLQTSQKLKEFIDYFEPILEKLDKVNKSMVETLKKEYEETKKIPVERYKEFVILASKSEVAWEEAKEKNDFLIFKPYLEKIIEFQKEFIGYWGFKEHKYNTLLDKYEKGITVEVLDGVFGELRDALVGLLKKIKKSNIKIDSSVIKDSYPRELQKELSLFSLDLIGFDMNAGRLDESVHPFTTNFSNKDVRLTTHYYEEELLSALFSTIHEGGHGIYEQGISDELNGTWLAQGASMGVHESQSRFYENIVGRSKEFLNFLFENKIKQSFANLENLDFETFYKCVNKVEPSLIRTEADELTYSLHVIIRYEIEKAIFNGEVDTGDLPRLWNEKYKEYLGVEPTNDSEGILQDMHWSDGSFGYFPSYALGNLYGAQFLNTMKKDIPNYKELLEKGDIKPITKWLKEKIHTHGAVYSPMELLLKVTGEKLNPKYFIDYLDEKYSKIYQV, encoded by the coding sequence ATGGAAAAGGGTATTGAACTTAAGTTATTAGAATTAAAAGATTATATAAAAGTAATGGAAAATACTAAGCAGGCATTAGATTTAATTTATTGGGATAAGATGGTTATGATGCCAAAGAAGGCTGTGGAAGGAAGATCAGAAGTAGTTGCACATCTTTCTGAACAGTTATTTAACCTTCAAACGTCCCAAAAACTTAAAGAATTCATAGATTATTTTGAGCCTATTTTAGAAAAGCTTGATAAGGTTAATAAAAGTATGGTTGAAACCTTAAAGAAGGAATATGAAGAAACAAAGAAAATTCCAGTAGAAAGATATAAGGAATTTGTAATTCTTGCATCCAAGTCTGAAGTTGCTTGGGAGGAAGCAAAGGAGAAGAATGATTTCTTAATATTCAAACCATATCTAGAAAAAATAATTGAATTTCAAAAAGAGTTCATAGGATACTGGGGTTTTAAAGAACATAAATATAATACACTTTTAGATAAGTATGAAAAGGGAATTACAGTGGAAGTATTGGATGGAGTTTTTGGAGAGCTTAGAGATGCACTAGTAGGTTTACTTAAAAAGATTAAAAAGAGTAATATTAAGATAGATTCAAGTGTAATTAAAGATTCCTATCCAAGAGAGCTACAAAAGGAGCTGAGTCTTTTTTCGCTTGATTTAATTGGATTTGATATGAATGCAGGAAGACTAGATGAAAGCGTACATCCTTTTACAACTAATTTTTCAAATAAAGATGTTAGATTAACTACTCATTATTATGAAGAGGAACTTCTATCAGCATTATTTTCAACAATACATGAAGGTGGGCATGGAATATACGAACAAGGTATAAGTGACGAGCTTAATGGAACTTGGTTAGCGCAAGGAGCATCAATGGGAGTACATGAATCTCAGTCAAGATTTTATGAAAATATTGTAGGAAGAAGTAAAGAATTTTTAAACTTTTTATTTGAAAATAAAATAAAACAATCTTTTGCTAATCTAGAGAATTTGGATTTTGAAACATTTTATAAATGTGTAAATAAGGTTGAACCATCTTTAATAAGAACAGAAGCAGATGAGTTGACTTATTCATTACATGTGATTATAAGATATGAAATAGAAAAAGCTATTTTTAATGGTGAGGTAGACACAGGTGATTTACCTAGACTTTGGAATGAGAAATATAAGGAATATTTAGGTGTAGAGCCGACAAATGATTCAGAAGGAATTCTTCAGGATATGCACTGGTCAGATGGATCATTTGGATATTTTCCAAGTTATGCATTAGGAAACTTATATGGAGCTCAATTTCTAAACACAATGAAGAAAGATATTCCTAATTATAAAGAGCTATTAGAAAAAGGAGATATTAAACCAATAACAAAATGGTTAAAAGAAAAAATTCATACTCATGGAGCAGTATATTCTCCGATGGAATTACTTTTAAAGGTAACAGGTGAAAAGCTGAATCCTAAATACTTTATTGATTATTTAGATGAAAAATATTCCAAAATATATCAGGTATAA
- the serC gene encoding 3-phosphoserine/phosphohydroxythreonine transaminase has product MSRVYNFSAGPAVLPEEVLKEAAEEMLDYKGTGMSVMEMSHRSKAFEGIIGDAEKTLRELMNIPDNYKVLFLQGGASQQFAMIPMNLMKNRVADHINTGQWAKKAISEGKLYGKINVLASSEDKTFTYIPDLKDLKISDDADYVYICHNNTIYGTKYNDLPDTGDKILVADMSSDILSEPVDVSKYGLIFAGAQKNIGPAGVVVVIIREDLITDDVLPGTPTMLKYKIHADNNSLYNTPPAYGIYICGKVFQWIKNKGGLDAMKKINEEKAAILYDYLDSSSMFKGTVVKKDRSLMNVPFVTGSDELDAKFVKEAKAAGFENLKGHRSVGGMRASIYNAMPIEGVKALVEFMKKFEEENK; this is encoded by the coding sequence ATGTCAAGAGTATATAATTTTTCTGCGGGTCCAGCTGTATTACCAGAAGAAGTACTTAAAGAAGCAGCTGAGGAGATGTTAGACTACAAAGGAACTGGTATGTCTGTAATGGAAATGAGCCATCGTTCGAAAGCGTTTGAAGGTATTATTGGGGATGCTGAAAAAACATTAAGAGAACTTATGAATATTCCTGATAATTACAAGGTATTATTCCTTCAAGGTGGTGCATCACAACAATTTGCAATGATTCCAATGAATCTCATGAAAAACAGAGTTGCAGATCATATTAACACAGGACAATGGGCTAAGAAGGCTATATCCGAAGGAAAGTTATATGGAAAAATCAACGTGCTAGCATCTTCTGAAGACAAGACATTCACATATATACCTGATTTAAAAGATTTAAAGATTTCTGATGATGCAGATTATGTGTATATATGCCATAACAATACAATCTATGGAACTAAATATAATGATTTGCCAGATACAGGAGATAAGATATTAGTTGCGGATATGTCATCAGATATTTTATCTGAACCTGTAGATGTAAGTAAATATGGACTTATATTTGCTGGGGCTCAAAAAAATATAGGACCAGCAGGAGTTGTTGTTGTAATAATTAGAGAAGATTTAATTACAGATGATGTATTACCAGGAACTCCAACAATGTTAAAATACAAAATTCATGCAGATAACAATTCACTTTATAATACTCCACCTGCATATGGAATATATATATGCGGAAAGGTATTTCAGTGGATTAAAAATAAAGGCGGCCTAGACGCAATGAAGAAAATTAATGAAGAAAAGGCTGCAATATTATATGACTACCTTGATTCAAGCAGTATGTTTAAGGGAACAGTTGTGAAGAAAGACCGTTCATTAATGAATGTTCCTTTTGTAACTGGTTCAGATGAATTAGATGCTAAGTTTGTAAAAGAAGCTAAAGCTGCAGGCTTTGAGAACTTAAAAGGACATAGAAGTGTTGGTGGAATGAGAGCAAGTATATATAATGCTATGCCAATAGAAGGTGTTAAGGCGTTGGTTGAATTCATGAAGAAATTTGAAGAAGAAAATAAGTAA
- a CDS encoding phosphoglycerate dehydrogenase, whose translation MFKINCLNPIANIGLDIFSDKYEKVDNFNEADAVLVRSASMHDLDIPESLEAIARAGAGVNNIPLDKCAEKGVVVFNTPGANANGVKELVIAGLLLASRDIVGGVNWVGSVKEEPEVAKLVEKNKSKFAGVEIQGKRLGVIGLGAIGVLVANAANRLGMEVYGYDPFISVDAAWNLSRDIKHSKSLEEIYRECDYITVHVPLTDTTKGMFNKEVFEIMKDGVKILNFSRDSLVNDDDMIEALNSGKVNRYVTDFPNPKVAGNQGVIAIPHLGASTNESEDNCAVMAVKELMEYLENGNIKNSVNYPNCDMGVCTQAGRIAINHKNIPNMLSQFTSTLANENINISDMINKSRGQWAYTMLDIESPATVEIAKKIQEIGGVVKVRIIK comes from the coding sequence ATGTTTAAAATTAATTGTTTAAATCCAATAGCTAATATTGGTTTGGATATATTTTCAGATAAATATGAGAAGGTTGATAATTTTAATGAAGCAGATGCAGTACTAGTTAGAAGTGCAAGTATGCATGATTTAGATATACCTGAATCCTTAGAAGCAATTGCTAGAGCAGGGGCAGGAGTTAACAATATTCCTCTAGATAAATGTGCTGAAAAGGGAGTTGTAGTATTTAATACTCCTGGAGCTAATGCAAATGGAGTAAAGGAACTAGTTATAGCAGGGCTTCTTCTAGCATCTAGAGATATAGTCGGGGGAGTAAACTGGGTTGGTTCAGTGAAAGAAGAGCCAGAAGTAGCAAAATTAGTAGAAAAGAATAAATCAAAGTTTGCTGGAGTAGAGATTCAAGGGAAAAGGCTTGGGGTAATAGGACTTGGAGCTATAGGTGTATTAGTTGCAAATGCTGCTAATAGACTAGGCATGGAGGTATATGGTTACGACCCATTTATTTCTGTAGATGCAGCTTGGAATCTTTCAAGAGATATTAAGCATAGTAAGTCATTAGAAGAAATATACAGAGAATGTGACTATATAACTGTGCATGTTCCATTAACAGATACCACTAAGGGAATGTTTAATAAAGAAGTTTTTGAAATCATGAAAGATGGAGTTAAGATATTAAACTTCTCGAGAGACTCTTTAGTAAATGATGATGATATGATAGAAGCATTAAATTCAGGTAAAGTAAATAGATATGTAACAGATTTCCCAAATCCAAAGGTTGCTGGAAATCAAGGCGTAATTGCTATTCCTCACTTAGGAGCTTCTACAAATGAGTCAGAGGATAACTGTGCGGTTATGGCGGTTAAAGAATTAATGGAATATCTTGAAAATGGAAATATCAAAAATTCAGTTAATTATCCAAATTGCGATATGGGAGTTTGTACTCAAGCAGGTCGTATTGCAATAAATCATAAAAATATTCCGAACATGTTAAGTCAATTCACATCAACTTTAGCAAATGAAAATATTAATATTTCAGATATGATTAATAAGAGTAGAGGTCAATGGGCATATACCATGCTTGATATAGAATCACCTGCTACAGTAGAAATAGCTAAGAAGATTCAAGAAATTGGCGGAGTAGTTAAAGTAAGAATTATTAAATAG
- a CDS encoding DUF1015 domain-containing protein, which translates to MATIKPFNCIRPREDVADKVAALPYDVYNREEALEEVVREPLSFLKIDRAETQFDKDFNPYDKKVYEKARDILKEMKEDGIFVEEGENCYYVYELTMNGRSQTGLVGCASIDDYLDNTIKKHEKTREDKELDRINHVDICNAQTGPIFLAYRSQEEINNVVNKIKQEKAIYDFVSPDGIRHAVWKIDGEADIKIISEAFGKIDSIYIADGHHRTASAVKVGLKRREENPGYTGDEEFNFFLSVLFPHDQLMILDYNRVVKDLNGYTKDEFLDEISKAFTVEKIGVEAYKPTEKGTFGMYLENEWYKLSAKAELLSKDPVMGLDVAILENNLLNPILNIKDIRTDKRIDFVGGIRGLKELEKRVNSDMKVAFSMYPTSITELFAVSDAEMLMPPKSTWFEPKLRSGLFIHELS; encoded by the coding sequence ATGGCAACTATTAAACCATTTAATTGTATAAGACCTAGAGAAGATGTGGCAGATAAGGTAGCAGCACTTCCTTATGATGTTTATAATCGTGAAGAGGCGTTAGAAGAAGTAGTAAGGGAACCCTTGTCTTTTTTGAAAATTGATAGAGCAGAAACACAGTTTGATAAAGACTTTAATCCATATGATAAGAAAGTATATGAGAAGGCAAGAGATATACTTAAGGAAATGAAGGAAGATGGAATATTCGTAGAAGAAGGGGAAAACTGTTACTATGTATATGAACTTACTATGAATGGTCGTTCTCAGACAGGTCTAGTAGGATGTGCATCAATTGATGATTATCTAGATAACACAATAAAAAAGCATGAAAAAACTAGAGAAGATAAAGAACTTGATAGAATAAATCATGTAGATATATGTAATGCACAAACAGGTCCTATATTTTTAGCTTACCGTTCTCAAGAAGAAATAAATAATGTTGTAAATAAGATAAAACAAGAAAAAGCTATTTATGACTTTGTTTCACCAGATGGCATTAGACATGCAGTTTGGAAGATTGATGGAGAAGCAGATATAAAGATTATTTCTGAAGCTTTTGGAAAAATAGATAGCATATATATAGCAGATGGTCATCATAGAACTGCTTCAGCAGTAAAGGTTGGATTAAAAAGAAGAGAAGAAAATCCAGGATATACTGGAGATGAAGAATTTAATTTCTTCCTTTCAGTGTTATTCCCTCATGACCAATTAATGATTTTAGACTATAACCGTGTGGTAAAAGATTTAAATGGCTATACCAAAGATGAGTTCCTAGATGAAATTTCAAAGGCTTTTACTGTTGAGAAAATAGGAGTGGAAGCATACAAACCAACAGAAAAAGGAACATTTGGAATGTATCTTGAGAATGAGTGGTATAAGCTTTCAGCAAAAGCAGAATTACTTTCAAAGGATCCAGTAATGGGATTAGATGTTGCTATACTTGAGAATAATCTATTAAATCCTATATTAAACATAAAAGATATAAGAACAGATAAGAGAATTGACTTTGTAGGTGGAATAAGAGGACTTAAGGAATTAGAGAAGAGAGTAAACAGTGATATGAAGGTAGCTTTTTCAATGTATCCTACATCAATAACTGAACTTTTTGCAGTATCTGACGCAGAGATGTTAATGCCACCTAAGTCTACTTGGTTTGAACCAAAACTTAGAAGTGGATTATTTATTCATGAATTAAGCTAA